A DNA window from Paenibacillus sp. HWE-109 contains the following coding sequences:
- a CDS encoding DUF1573 domain-containing protein — MSSLTLKQFQDQVSELLLRHRSLLDVLSKFQQSGAAANRSVVKSITECGCIQVHAAKQEYHPEMTLNEAKDVLGTHVTGHLCEQCIEVVSNELGRNLFYMSALSNILDINLEQVVENESKKCTTLGLFNMS; from the coding sequence ATGAGCTCCTTGACTTTAAAGCAGTTTCAAGATCAAGTATCCGAATTGTTACTCCGTCACCGAAGTCTGCTTGACGTCTTATCCAAATTTCAACAGTCAGGCGCAGCCGCCAATCGTTCCGTGGTGAAATCCATAACCGAATGCGGATGTATACAGGTTCATGCGGCCAAGCAAGAGTATCATCCTGAGATGACTTTGAATGAAGCCAAGGATGTGCTCGGCACTCATGTGACTGGACACTTATGTGAACAATGCATCGAAGTTGTGAGCAATGAGCTGGGCAGGAACTTGTTCTATATGTCCGCACTAAGCAACATTCTTGACATTAATTTGGAGCAAGTCGTTGAGAACGAATCGAAGAAATGCACAACATTAGGACTTTTTAACATGTCATGA
- the cysS gene encoding cysteine--tRNA ligase, translating to MTLKVYNTLTRKKEEFIPIEPGKVKMYVCGPTVYNYIHIGNGRPVIFFDVVRRYLESQQYEVNYITNFTDVDDKMIRKAEEMAVTVPELAETFIQAFLEDIAALGVHEASMNPRVTENIQEIVDFIAVLVEKDYAYEARGDVYYRTSKFADYGKLSNQNLDELQYGIRIEVDDRKENPQDFVLWKAAKPGEIYWDSPWGQGRPGWHIECSAMVRKYLGETIDIHGGGHDLTFPHHECEIAQTEAVTGQPMANYWMHNAFLNIDNEKMSKSLGNGILIRDLVKQIKPEVFRFFMLSAHYRNPLNFSDESLKQAANALERIQNAYDNLKHRLATASDSSEVDPQLTDRVAAIATQFVDKMNDDFNTPDAITAVFELVAEANLYLQQERVHAAVLQLFINQLQAFDQTLGILSQQADELLDEEIEQLIVDRTEARKSKNWARADEIRDLLTEKGIHLEDTPQGIRWRRK from the coding sequence ATGACGCTCAAAGTGTATAATACCTTAACACGCAAGAAAGAAGAATTCATTCCCATAGAGCCAGGCAAAGTGAAAATGTACGTTTGCGGACCTACCGTCTATAACTATATTCATATCGGGAATGGTCGTCCGGTTATCTTTTTTGATGTCGTACGCCGCTATCTGGAGTCGCAGCAGTATGAAGTGAACTACATTACGAACTTTACCGATGTGGATGATAAAATGATTCGCAAAGCCGAGGAAATGGCGGTTACGGTTCCAGAGCTGGCAGAAACGTTCATCCAAGCTTTTCTTGAGGATATCGCTGCGCTTGGAGTTCACGAAGCCAGCATGAATCCGCGGGTTACGGAGAACATTCAGGAAATCGTTGATTTCATCGCTGTTCTCGTGGAGAAAGATTATGCGTATGAAGCTCGCGGCGATGTCTACTACCGCACTAGCAAATTCGCCGACTACGGCAAGCTGTCGAATCAAAATCTGGATGAACTCCAATACGGTATTCGGATTGAGGTGGACGACCGCAAAGAAAATCCGCAGGATTTTGTCCTGTGGAAAGCCGCGAAGCCAGGCGAGATTTACTGGGATAGCCCTTGGGGGCAAGGCCGTCCAGGCTGGCATATCGAATGTTCGGCGATGGTTCGCAAATATTTGGGTGAAACAATCGATATTCACGGGGGCGGGCATGATTTGACATTCCCGCACCATGAGTGCGAGATTGCCCAGACAGAAGCGGTAACGGGCCAGCCGATGGCGAATTACTGGATGCACAACGCTTTCTTGAACATCGACAATGAGAAAATGTCCAAATCGCTTGGCAACGGTATTTTAATTCGTGATTTGGTTAAACAAATTAAGCCGGAAGTGTTCCGTTTCTTCATGCTGTCTGCGCATTATCGCAATCCGCTGAATTTCAGTGATGAAAGTCTGAAGCAGGCTGCCAATGCGCTGGAACGGATTCAGAATGCCTACGATAATTTGAAACATCGGTTGGCTACAGCCTCAGATTCCAGTGAAGTGGATCCGCAATTGACGGATCGTGTAGCTGCGATAGCAACGCAATTTGTGGATAAAATGAATGATGATTTCAATACACCGGATGCGATTACAGCTGTATTTGAGTTGGTCGCTGAAGCTAATTTATATTTGCAGCAGGAGCGGGTACACGCGGCTGTCTTGCAGCTTTTCATCAATCAATTGCAAGCATTCGATCAGACATTAGGCATTCTTTCGCAGCAAGCAGATGAGCTCCTGGACGAAGAAATCGAGCAACTTATTGTAGATCGGACAGAAGCTCGCAAGTCCAAGAATTGGGCTCGTGCTGATGAAATCCGTGATCTGTTAACGGAGAAAGGGATACACTTGGAGGATACACCGCAAGGAATACGGTGGCGCCGCAAATGA
- the cysE gene encoding serine O-acetyltransferase: MWTSVKSDISAVFDNDPAARSWFEVVFTYSGLHAIWAHRVGHWFYKRKMYTIARVISQWSRFMTGIEIHPGATIGRRLFIDHGMGVVIGETCEIGDDVILYQGVTLGGTGKEKGKRHPTIGNNVVVGSGAKILGSFLVGENSRIGSNAVVIQEVPSNSTVVTMPAKLVKRDGVRVNRLDHGNLPDPIIDIFQELQQQINDLKKQLEQERSKNGEAREHDAQSV, from the coding sequence ATGTGGACATCCGTCAAATCTGATATTTCTGCCGTATTCGACAACGACCCGGCTGCACGCAGCTGGTTTGAAGTTGTGTTTACGTATTCTGGGCTTCATGCGATTTGGGCGCATCGAGTGGGCCACTGGTTCTACAAACGGAAGATGTATACCATTGCTCGGGTGATTTCGCAGTGGAGTCGCTTCATGACGGGTATTGAGATTCACCCGGGAGCGACGATCGGCCGCAGACTGTTCATTGATCATGGCATGGGGGTCGTGATTGGAGAAACCTGTGAAATCGGTGACGATGTCATCCTTTACCAAGGCGTTACACTTGGTGGCACAGGAAAAGAAAAAGGGAAGAGACACCCAACAATTGGCAATAATGTAGTTGTAGGCTCAGGGGCCAAAATACTTGGATCTTTTCTCGTGGGCGAGAATTCGCGCATTGGATCTAATGCGGTTGTCATTCAGGAGGTTCCCTCCAACAGCACTGTCGTCACGATGCCGGCTAAGCTTGTTAAGCGGGACGGTGTTCGCGTGAATCGTTTGGATCACGGCAATTTGCCGGATCCGATTATTGATATATTTCAGGAATTGCAGCAGCAAATTAATGATCTCAAGAAACAGCTTGAACAAGAACGGTCAAAGAATGGAGAAGCGAGAGAACATGACGCTCAAAGTGTATAA
- the ispF gene encoding 2-C-methyl-D-erythritol 2,4-cyclodiphosphate synthase, with protein sequence MIRVGQGFDVHQLVEGRKCIIGGVTIPYEKGLLGHSDADVLLHAISDAILGALGLGDIGKHFPDTAAEFKDADSLVLLKEIWQMAKERGYRLGNADSTIIAQKPKMLPYIPQMVEIIAAALETTPEQVNVKATTTEQLGFTGRGEGIAAQSVVCLIRDVLE encoded by the coding sequence ATGATTCGCGTAGGACAAGGATTTGATGTTCATCAATTGGTTGAAGGCCGCAAGTGCATTATTGGAGGCGTCACGATTCCTTACGAAAAGGGACTGCTGGGTCATTCAGATGCCGACGTGCTGCTTCATGCTATTAGCGATGCGATTCTTGGCGCATTGGGGCTGGGCGATATCGGGAAGCATTTCCCGGATACGGCAGCTGAGTTTAAGGACGCGGACAGCCTGGTGCTGCTGAAAGAAATTTGGCAGATGGCCAAAGAGCGAGGATACCGTTTGGGAAATGCCGATTCCACGATCATTGCCCAGAAGCCGAAAATGCTGCCATACATTCCGCAAATGGTAGAAATTATTGCCGCAGCGCTGGAGACAACGCCGGAGCAAGTGAATGTGAAAGCGACAACGACAGAACAGCTTGGTTTCACGGGGCGCGGGGAAGGTATTGCTGCGCAATCGGTTGTTTGTTTAATTCGAGATGTGCTAGAATAG
- the pssA gene encoding CDP-diacylglycerol--serine O-phosphatidyltransferase, translated as MLTKSIPSLFTVGNLFLGVLSIILAFSGEHGIAAVLVIVAMLLDGLDGRVARALNAQSEFGKELDSLSDVISFGVAPAFIMYVVAFNDPSVISPAFAWIVTAIFPICGALRLARFNVVAGTPGYFIGLPIPAAGGVLCTLALFVNEINVYVLLVSTIMLSYLMVSTVKYPNFKKAGIPKAAIWITPIIVAVAVLIAIKWPESISKMIFVPLLGYALYGLKKNVDGFFIRLRRKNKTRGRDDSKSVKSDV; from the coding sequence ATGTTAACGAAATCGATTCCCAGTCTTTTTACAGTAGGGAACTTATTCCTAGGTGTTCTTTCAATTATTCTGGCTTTTAGCGGTGAACACGGGATTGCAGCTGTGCTCGTCATTGTCGCTATGTTGCTGGATGGTCTGGATGGACGTGTCGCAAGAGCGTTAAATGCCCAAAGTGAATTTGGTAAAGAATTGGATTCCTTGTCGGATGTCATTTCTTTCGGTGTAGCTCCTGCCTTCATCATGTACGTTGTTGCTTTCAATGATCCTAGCGTGATTAGTCCAGCGTTTGCTTGGATCGTCACAGCGATTTTCCCGATTTGCGGTGCTCTTCGTCTTGCTCGGTTCAATGTTGTTGCGGGTACACCAGGCTACTTCATCGGTCTTCCAATCCCGGCAGCTGGCGGCGTTCTTTGTACATTAGCTCTGTTCGTGAATGAGATTAATGTGTATGTTCTTTTGGTAAGCACAATTATGTTGTCTTACTTGATGGTAAGTACAGTCAAATACCCGAATTTCAAGAAAGCTGGCATTCCCAAAGCAGCAATTTGGATTACGCCGATTATTGTTGCCGTAGCTGTTCTTATTGCAATCAAATGGCCAGAGTCCATTTCCAAAATGATTTTCGTACCTTTATTGGGGTACGCGCTTTACGGCTTAAAAAAAAACGTTGATGGATTCTTCATCCGTCTGCGCAGAAAGAACAAAACACGCGGCAGAGACGATTCGAAGTCCGTTAAATCGGATGTCTAG
- a CDS encoding PIN/TRAM domain-containing protein, giving the protein MMRKWVQFILAIMGGSLGYGWSDTIFRTTGFISEAGNGIWMNSLCAVVMFFVSGWVAGQGMKLLIKGEKNVVDIPVSDLLSGTLGLVIGLLISVMVFPVLDQAKWAGPFLPFIVSAVLAVMGFRIGYSKREELVQMMVRSRSTGPEKQTHRPYEEHKILDTSVIIDGRIADICKTGFIEGTLVIPEFVLEELQHIADSSDLLKRNRGRRGLDILNKIQKELEVKVLIYEGDFEEISEVDSKLVRLAKVLQGKVITNDFNLNKVCELQGVSVLNINDLANAVKPVVLPGEEIIVQVIKDGKEHGQGVAYLDDGTMIVVEGGREFIGMTLEVMVTSVLQTSAGRMIFAKPKLLEKAQ; this is encoded by the coding sequence ATGATGAGGAAATGGGTACAGTTCATTTTGGCCATCATGGGTGGTAGTTTAGGTTATGGGTGGAGCGATACCATTTTTCGAACGACAGGATTCATAAGTGAAGCAGGTAATGGGATTTGGATGAATAGTTTGTGCGCTGTCGTCATGTTTTTTGTTTCCGGGTGGGTGGCAGGTCAAGGGATGAAGCTCTTGATAAAAGGTGAGAAGAATGTTGTAGATATCCCGGTTTCTGATCTGCTTTCTGGGACGCTGGGGTTAGTCATTGGGCTGCTTATCTCTGTCATGGTGTTCCCTGTGCTCGATCAAGCGAAGTGGGCTGGTCCCTTCCTGCCTTTCATCGTATCCGCTGTATTAGCTGTGATGGGCTTCAGAATCGGGTATAGCAAGCGGGAAGAATTGGTTCAGATGATGGTGAGAAGCCGGTCAACCGGACCGGAGAAGCAAACACATCGCCCTTATGAGGAACACAAGATTTTGGATACGAGCGTTATTATCGATGGGCGAATCGCTGATATTTGCAAGACCGGATTTATCGAGGGAACCTTGGTAATCCCGGAATTTGTTCTGGAAGAGCTGCAGCACATTGCAGATTCGTCGGATTTACTCAAGCGGAATCGCGGACGACGCGGTCTGGACATTTTGAACAAGATCCAAAAAGAACTTGAAGTCAAGGTCCTTATCTATGAAGGGGATTTCGAAGAAATATCGGAAGTCGACAGCAAGCTTGTTCGTCTGGCCAAGGTATTGCAAGGCAAAGTGATAACCAATGATTTTAATCTCAATAAAGTCTGTGAATTGCAGGGTGTTTCGGTGCTGAACATCAATGATTTAGCGAATGCTGTGAAGCCTGTTGTTTTGCCGGGAGAAGAAATTATTGTTCAAGTCATTAAAGACGGCAAGGAACATGGACAAGGTGTCGCTTACCTGGATGACGGCACGATGATCGTCGTGGAAGGCGGACGTGAGTTCATTGGGATGACGCTTGAAGTGATGGTCACCAGCGTGCTGCAGACGTCTGCGGGTCGGATGATCTTCGCCAAACCTAAACTATTGGAAAAAGCACAATAA
- the gltX gene encoding glutamate--tRNA ligase, with product MNQPLRVRYAPSPTGHLHIGGARTALFDYLLARRHGGAFVVRFEDTDQTRHKESGIEDQLNGLRWLGLEWDESVDIGGPYGPYRQMERLDIYQTYLDQLLQSGHAYHCYCSEADLEQERAEQEASGEMGGYSGKCRHLTPEQVAAHQAEGRKPSTRFRVPADRIIEIEDKVREHVEFESNGIGDFIIARTDGIPTYNFAVIVDDHLMKINLVIRGEEHLSNTPRQILMYEALGLPIPDFAHLALILNPDRKKMSKRDESIIQFIEQYRELGYLPEAVVNFIALLGWSPGGEEEIFTKEELIAQFDLDRVSKSPAVFDMDKLNWMNNAYLKKAPLSRVVELSVPHLQKAGYIQGDLDEAAQDWIAALVGLNQDRMRYAAEIVELSSIFFKDELVIDEEAAAVLKEEHVPVVLASFLTQVEQAEAFTVEAIPALLKQVQKDTGFKGKQLFMSIRSALTGQVHGPDLNVSLYLLGKEKVASRLRNLL from the coding sequence ATGAATCAACCGTTACGTGTGCGTTATGCACCAAGTCCGACTGGACATTTACATATTGGCGGTGCTCGTACGGCACTGTTTGATTATTTATTGGCGCGTCGTCATGGTGGAGCCTTTGTTGTCCGCTTCGAAGATACGGATCAAACCCGCCATAAGGAATCAGGCATCGAGGATCAATTGAATGGCCTCAGATGGCTTGGCTTGGAGTGGGATGAGAGCGTTGATATCGGAGGACCTTATGGTCCCTACCGCCAGATGGAGCGATTGGATATCTATCAAACCTATCTGGATCAACTGCTGCAGAGCGGACATGCGTACCACTGCTATTGTTCAGAAGCAGATTTGGAGCAGGAGCGGGCGGAGCAAGAAGCCAGCGGCGAGATGGGCGGATACTCCGGAAAGTGCCGTCACTTAACGCCAGAGCAGGTTGCTGCGCACCAAGCGGAAGGACGCAAGCCGTCTACCCGTTTCCGTGTGCCAGCTGATCGTATTATTGAAATCGAGGACAAAGTGCGGGAGCATGTTGAATTTGAATCCAATGGTATTGGTGATTTCATTATTGCGCGCACAGACGGCATTCCGACATATAACTTCGCGGTCATCGTCGACGACCACTTGATGAAAATCAATTTGGTTATTCGCGGTGAAGAGCATCTGTCCAATACACCGCGACAAATTTTGATGTATGAAGCTTTAGGGCTTCCTATTCCTGATTTTGCCCATTTGGCATTGATTTTGAATCCCGATCGCAAAAAAATGAGCAAGCGGGATGAGTCCATCATCCAGTTTATTGAGCAATACAGAGAACTTGGTTACCTGCCGGAAGCGGTCGTTAATTTCATCGCGCTGCTTGGCTGGTCTCCGGGCGGTGAAGAAGAAATCTTCACGAAGGAAGAATTGATTGCTCAGTTTGACCTGGATCGCGTATCCAAGAGTCCGGCTGTGTTTGATATGGACAAATTGAATTGGATGAACAATGCTTATTTGAAAAAGGCTCCGCTTTCGCGCGTTGTTGAGCTTAGCGTGCCTCATTTGCAAAAAGCAGGCTATATCCAAGGTGATCTGGATGAAGCGGCGCAGGACTGGATTGCGGCACTCGTAGGCCTTAACCAAGACAGGATGCGCTACGCGGCGGAGATCGTCGAACTATCGAGCATCTTCTTCAAAGATGAGCTCGTCATCGACGAAGAAGCGGCTGCTGTTCTCAAAGAAGAGCATGTTCCGGTTGTGCTGGCCAGCTTCTTGACCCAAGTTGAGCAAGCGGAAGCCTTCACCGTAGAGGCGATTCCTGCTTTGTTGAAACAGGTACAGAAGGATACTGGCTTTAAGGGCAAACAACTGTTCATGTCCATTCGTTCGGCATTAACGGGACAAGTCCATGGCCCAGACCTGAATGTATCACTTTATCTGCTTGGTAAAGAAAAAGTCGCTTCCCGGCTTAGGAACTTATTGTAA
- the ispD gene encoding 2-C-methyl-D-erythritol 4-phosphate cytidylyltransferase — MGKLGVIIVAAGKGSRMGTAESKQYLQLGQKPILVHTLQLFQNIQEVHEIILVVGEHDIDRCRSYVQDYGLSKTTHVLSGGAERQDSVRRGLDSLQQGTDWVLVHDGVRPFVKKEHVFDCLEKAQEQDAAVLAVPVKDTIKVVDTEKRIQSTPDRRSLWAIQTPQAFRLSVLQEAHERALQENFIGTDDAMLVERIGTTVHVVEGDYYNIKITTPEDLPWAEWILNNVRGEGQL, encoded by the coding sequence ATGGGGAAGCTAGGGGTTATCATCGTGGCAGCGGGCAAGGGCTCGCGCATGGGAACGGCTGAAAGTAAGCAATACTTACAACTGGGACAGAAGCCAATTCTGGTACATACCTTGCAATTATTTCAAAACATACAGGAAGTGCATGAAATCATTCTGGTTGTTGGGGAACACGACATAGATCGCTGTAGAAGCTATGTACAGGACTATGGGCTGTCGAAGACGACTCATGTGCTATCAGGAGGCGCTGAGCGCCAAGATTCTGTTAGACGGGGGCTGGACTCCTTACAACAGGGGACCGATTGGGTGCTCGTTCATGACGGTGTTCGGCCATTCGTCAAAAAAGAACATGTGTTCGATTGCCTGGAAAAGGCACAAGAACAAGATGCAGCCGTTCTGGCTGTACCTGTAAAAGATACAATCAAAGTGGTAGATACGGAAAAGCGAATTCAATCTACACCCGATAGACGAAGCTTGTGGGCGATCCAAACGCCGCAAGCTTTTCGGCTTTCCGTTCTGCAGGAAGCGCATGAACGCGCTCTTCAAGAGAACTTTATAGGGACAGATGACGCTATGCTGGTCGAACGAATCGGGACGACGGTGCATGTGGTCGAAGGGGATTACTACAATATCAAGATCACAACACCGGAAGATCTGCCATGGGCAGAATGGATTTTAAACAATGTTAGGGGAGAGGGACAGCTATGA
- the radA gene encoding DNA repair protein RadA codes for MKKKTTYKCTSCGQEHPKWQGSCSSCREWNTLEEEDVINAPSGGQKGVTKKKNVVINRLTDTVSQNSDRIVTKYNEFNRVMGGGIVKDSVTIITAVPGAGKSTLLLQISDDVAKQGLKVLYASGEESDSQIKRRAERVLQNIHKNVWVYSDNSLNNVLGCIDQVDPDLIIIDSIQTFLLEEYPQRPGSPTQTMECANTLLKVAKDAQRPRAIIMVGQMTKDNELAGLRALEHLVDAVLVLEGEEGEELKQLFSTKNRYASTGELGFFTMGEQGLTPIDNPSEFFMTQRDENDVVSGSALTVVKEGTRPIILEIESLVSTTFMPYPSRIAECLKKDHVNTLISIMEQRANIPLHDKNVVVKTTGGIRLKEQSSNLAAIMSIVSSCKNQGIPNDTVFIADIGLTGELKKVPTLELRIRELERMGFKRVYVALNGLKSTTSFSTIKVVPCKTLSQVIHSVFGSSNQGKEQRAPWDEEDN; via the coding sequence ATGAAAAAGAAAACCACATACAAGTGTACCAGTTGCGGTCAAGAGCATCCCAAATGGCAAGGTTCGTGCAGCAGTTGTCGGGAGTGGAATACGCTCGAAGAAGAAGATGTTATCAACGCTCCTAGTGGTGGCCAAAAGGGCGTAACGAAAAAAAAGAATGTTGTCATTAACCGTCTTACCGATACCGTGTCTCAGAACAGTGATAGAATTGTTACTAAATACAATGAATTTAATCGCGTAATGGGTGGAGGGATCGTTAAGGATTCTGTTACGATTATCACGGCTGTTCCAGGTGCGGGGAAATCTACGCTTTTGTTGCAAATATCGGATGATGTGGCGAAGCAAGGGTTGAAAGTGTTGTACGCTTCTGGGGAAGAAAGTGACAGCCAGATCAAGAGAAGAGCTGAGCGAGTCCTGCAAAATATTCATAAAAACGTCTGGGTTTATTCGGATAATAGCTTGAATAATGTCTTGGGTTGTATTGACCAGGTAGACCCGGATTTGATTATTATTGATAGTATTCAAACTTTTTTATTGGAAGAATATCCACAAAGACCCGGGTCCCCTACGCAAACGATGGAATGCGCCAATACGCTCCTCAAGGTTGCCAAAGATGCGCAAAGACCAAGAGCTATTATTATGGTTGGACAGATGACGAAAGATAACGAATTAGCTGGTTTAAGAGCATTAGAACATTTGGTGGATGCCGTTCTTGTTCTGGAAGGAGAAGAAGGTGAGGAGCTGAAACAGCTATTCTCCACTAAAAACCGCTACGCCAGCACAGGAGAACTTGGATTTTTCACCATGGGAGAGCAAGGATTGACACCTATTGATAACCCCTCAGAGTTCTTCATGACGCAAAGAGACGAAAATGATGTTGTGAGTGGGAGCGCATTAACAGTCGTTAAAGAAGGCACAAGACCGATTATTTTGGAGATAGAAAGTTTAGTATCAACGACGTTCATGCCATACCCAAGCCGGATTGCTGAATGTTTAAAAAAGGACCATGTAAACACACTTATCAGCATCATGGAACAAAGAGCTAATATACCTTTACATGATAAGAATGTGGTTGTGAAAACAACGGGTGGCATTCGCTTAAAGGAACAGTCCTCAAACTTAGCCGCGATAATGAGTATTGTCTCTTCCTGCAAGAACCAAGGTATTCCTAATGATACTGTTTTTATCGCAGATATTGGATTAACGGGTGAATTAAAGAAAGTACCTACATTGGAACTAAGAATCAGAGAACTTGAAAGAATGGGTTTCAAACGAGTCTATGTTGCGCTTAATGGTTTAAAAAGCACAACTTCATTTTCTACAATAAAAGTAGTCCCATGCAAAACCTTGAGTCAGGTCATACACTCTGTATTTGGTTCATCCAACCAAGGCAAAGAGCAGAGAGCACCCTGGGATGAGGAAGATAATTAG
- the disA gene encoding DNA integrity scanning diadenylate cyclase DisA has translation MSKEEIKRDVMSQLLQMVAPGTPFRDGLENVLRAKTGGLLVVGYSAEVREIVDGGFSIDCDFSPNYLYELAKMDGAIILSEDIKRILYANTQLIPDSSISSSETGIRHRTAERVAKQTNKLVVSISQRRNVITLYQGNLRYALKDIGVILTKANQAIQTLERYKVVLDQSLTNLSASEFEELVTLHDVTNVIARFEMVLRIKAEINRYINELGNEGRLISMQLEELVGNAELEARLLVKDYVRELSEDRVKEMQAGLKRLSSDELLEPHQIIRLLGYPHTNSIVEEPVSPRGFRVLGKIPRLPSIIIANLVEKFGYLPHMMMATIEELDEVDGIGEVRARAIKEGLKRIQEQVFIDRHI, from the coding sequence ATGAGTAAAGAAGAGATAAAGCGAGACGTCATGAGCCAATTGCTGCAAATGGTAGCGCCTGGTACTCCGTTCCGCGATGGTTTGGAGAATGTCCTACGCGCCAAAACGGGTGGACTTCTTGTAGTTGGCTATAGCGCAGAAGTGCGAGAAATCGTAGATGGCGGTTTTTCGATCGATTGCGATTTCTCACCTAACTACTTATATGAGCTTGCCAAGATGGATGGCGCGATTATTCTAAGTGAAGATATCAAGCGAATTCTTTATGCAAACACACAACTAATCCCGGACTCCTCGATCTCCTCTTCAGAGACGGGAATTCGCCATCGCACAGCGGAACGAGTTGCGAAGCAAACGAACAAATTAGTGGTCTCAATTTCACAGCGGCGAAATGTCATCACCTTATATCAAGGCAATTTACGCTATGCGCTCAAAGATATCGGTGTTATTTTGACCAAAGCGAACCAAGCGATTCAGACCTTGGAACGTTATAAAGTGGTGCTTGATCAATCGCTGACGAATCTGAGCGCGTCTGAGTTTGAGGAATTAGTTACACTCCATGATGTTACCAATGTGATTGCACGTTTCGAGATGGTTTTACGCATTAAAGCGGAGATCAATCGATATATTAATGAATTGGGGAATGAAGGACGCCTCATCAGTATGCAATTGGAAGAACTTGTGGGGAATGCGGAACTTGAAGCGCGTTTGCTCGTAAAAGATTATGTAAGGGAATTATCCGAAGACCGAGTCAAGGAAATGCAAGCAGGTTTGAAGCGGTTATCGTCAGATGAACTGTTAGAACCGCACCAAATCATTCGCTTACTTGGTTATCCGCATACGAATTCCATCGTCGAAGAACCGGTTTCACCTCGAGGGTTCCGTGTTCTTGGGAAAATTCCGCGACTTCCTTCCATCATTATTGCTAATCTGGTGGAGAAGTTCGGATACCTGCCACATATGATGATGGCGACAATTGAAGAACTGGATGAAGTTGACGGAATCGGGGAAGTGAGAGCTCGTGCCATTAAAGAAGGGCTCAAGAGAATTCAGGAACAAGTGTTCATTGACAGACATATTTAA